Sequence from the Zonotrichia albicollis isolate bZonAlb1 unplaced genomic scaffold, bZonAlb1.hap1 Scaffold_257, whole genome shotgun sequence genome:
TTATAATAGCAAGATGTGATGGACAGCAGGAATGGCTGAAGCCAGCAGAGATAAGTCCATGAACTATTCATGCTACAAAGATTTCTGACAAAACCCCAATAACCCAAATACAACGTTTTGTCTGGCAGAGCTGATAGGAACCCTGTGCATTTAATTCAGTGATTGGCAGCAAATAGAGATCAGCTTGAAGCTCCTTTGGTCCACTACTACTTATTTTTTTTCACCCTAAAAATGTAATTACATCTACTCTTTGGGAAGAAATTACTGCTTTGAGTGGTTCAATGCAAAGAGTTTCTTCCCATACCCACTCATAATCAGTCAccaagagaaatattttctaaaaagatCTCTTCAAAATTTTGGAGTGACTTTCAACATAAATAACTGGGTTATTTTGCTTAAAATGATAAGGGAATTGAATTGAGCTCCCTCATCTTAAAAAGAAGTGTTTCTTCCTGGTTCTTcacaaagagaaacaaaacactTTGTTGCAGCACACTGAAGGGAGGAAGAGGTTTCTTTCCCCCTGAGCTGCACAATAGGAGACAATTTTGTTGCGAAGAGGCAACAAAACCCAGCCAATTCCCAGTTCTTTTAGTGTAAGGGAAAAGCTCTGAGGATCACAGCTGTGGGAGACACagagtggcaggagcagaggatctgctggggggttttggggtgggggacagATTAAAGAAATACTCAAGCGAAACCTGTGAGAGGTCAAGACTCCATCCCTCCGAGGAGAAACTCGATTTGACCCAAATGCCATTCAAATCCAACCAACATTGAGGCATTTCCCCAAGCTCTGCTGAGCCATCAGGTACAACCCAAATCACTCTGTGGGACCAGGGCAGCAGATCCCAGGCATGGGACAGGGATGCTCCCCTGGGGAGTCACCTCCATTGCCCATGGGACTCACAAAATCTGCTTCTAAAGACTCCAACATCCACAAAACTCTACATTAAAAGCCTTTAATTTGGGGTTTCACTCCTCCACCTGTCTGCTGTCACTAGGCAGCTGCTCCACTTCAACACCCTTCTGATGAGTATAAattttctcctgattcccagcctAAACAGGaagttatttccatttattcttCTGCAAGTACTGGGAGCTTGTACCTGCTTTGCTCTTTCTCTCCTGGTGTGCACATAAAATGCCAAAGCCAAGAGCATTTCCTTGTTCAAATCATGTCACTTGTCCTTATTATTCCTTTCCCATAAAATTGCATGGATTTGGTGCTGGCTCAACACTCAGAATATTGACAGCACAAAGTCCAGTTCTTACACTGACCTTTCCAAGTTTTGGACCAAGCCTGCAAAGAAGGAAATACAGCAGAGAAATTCCAAACAGGGGCCCTAATAAAGGTAATAAAATGCCACCTGTGTTTGCTGCAGGGATGAATAGTGCTGCTTATTAAATCATTACAAACAATTAAAGCAGCAGAGGGGAGGAAGACAGCGCTATCGTTTCCAGctccccagccctctgccaCTGGCAGGAATTTCATAAAGCACAAATCTCTCAGCAGAAATCCCTCAGCAATTGATTTGCTGCTCGTGGAACACAGCAGGCACACACTCTGGTTTTCCTGACCAGAAAAGGAGAATTTGCCTCGGTGTTTTTCCCTCGATGTTTTGTGATGTCAaatccccctccctgccctgaagTGACATGTTTCTGTAGGGTGACAGCCctctggagaggcacagagagctttgtGTCAGTGTAAGGGAGCCCCACAAGGGCAGATCCCTAATTCAGGCTCCATCCCTGCTTACATGCAGTTCCTAGCAGAAAATTCATTGCATTTCCCCAGAACAGTAATTTCAAGCACAGAGCTGTTCTGCTTTCCACAAAAGCAGCGGGCCAGGGATTGCTTTGGAGACCAGCATCAGGAAACATAGCAACACCTAACAGCCAGGACCATCCAAACCCACTTATCAGCTCACCCCCACATCTCCTGGACTCACTTGAATGCCCAGGAGAGTCTGAAGAGCCAACTGTTTTCTAAGAAATGGTTGTGCAATCAAAAGGTAAATGACAGGGACAACCAGCCCCACACAGGTGCCCCAggcaggagaaagagcaggagggaTCCATCCCTTACTGACAGAAGTGCAGCTCAAGTGATGCTCTCTCactgtttgggttgtttttgttaCTTTTACATTAAAAACACATCCTCTCAGGAGACAGTCTCATTTAAATCTTCTACCTGTTTAGCTTTGTACACTCAGCCCATTACATTGAAAGATTTTACCTTAATTTCTTCTCCAGGAAAGAAGTAATTGATCTTTTATTTGTGGCACTTTAAATTGGCATGTTGACTACAAAAATCCACTGCTCATCACATCAAAAGTTGATCCAATAGTGCCAATTACTCCAGTAATGGAGATCTTTAGAGGGATGGGTGGAAAGGAACAGGATCAAAATGGATGGGTCTTctcagaggaagaagcagaaTCTGGGAAGACAGCACAGCTTTAAATTAGGATGTCTGCTGTGCATGGCAAGACAAAACACAGCCCATTCCTCACCTTGGCTCTGGATGTGATTCAACCCACTCGTCCCCAGCTCTGGAGGTGTGGTGGAGTCTGATCCTCATTCCCTGGCAAATGACAGAGCTGAGCTGATCTCAGCCTGGAAACCCTGAGGGTTGACAGCAAGGACTCCTACCAGATGTAACTCGTGTTTGCAACAAGCACAGCATCCACTGGCAGGGAATGATTTGCTCTTCATCCTTCCCACTCACCAGGTATTTCTCTAGGAAAATCCACCCTCTAGTGGGGACAAAGCAGTAGATATGGAAGGTTTTTTGTGCCCCAAAAAGCCACCAGccccccacagctctgccactcacagccaccagctctgcacagagcaggcagcaaactGGTGACTACTGGCACTGCCTGTGGTCTGAACTGGGAAATGTGGATCACCATCAAGCTGCAAGTGTTTTCTAGTGGGAAGTATTTTACCCAGTTCCATACAGATTCTGGTTCTGGGTCAGTCccacagcagctttggggagtgTTTAGGTCAACAGGAtctccccaggctgcagctggagcttggGGCCTCCTTCCAAACTACAGCACAGTAAAAAACATATACTAAAGTCACAATGAAAAATCCTCTGCTGAGCCTTCTTTAGTGTCCCTCAACTCCTAATTCTGATTGTAAAATGCTATTTAGGAAGATCAGACTGATCAAAATCAGGACACCTTTGTGGATTTttgtaaaaatgtgttttgaagCTTTGAGGGATTTTCACTGAAGTCATTATTCCTCTTACAAGTTTTTCAGCATCCTGTTGTTTTGACTTTCCACTCTTATCTCCTGCCAACTTTTACCTGCCCAGAGCCAATTGTTTTGCTGACAGctgccatgcccatgtgccatTTTCTGAGCATCACCTGCATTTCTGAGCATCATCCAGCCTCAGGGGCTCACTAAGGAAAACTCACTCCTTCATATTCTTTGCAGAACCAGGAAAGATCTTGCTTGGAAGATCTCTTGCCCAATAGAAAATAGAGTTTTTTATTCAAACCTACTCCATAGGTTTGCCATACCTGATGTATTTTTGACTCAAAGaaatctgtttattttctgttcttaaATCAGGAGTGAGCAGCTCCATGAGCAGCGCCACAGCAGAGGAAACACAAACAGGCTGTTACTCAAACACCATCTCTGAAGGGATTGTGCTCTGCTTTTCAGATGAGATTAAGAGCTCAATTACAGTAGAGAAAAAGGCTTTCATTAAATCACACATAGAACATAATAAGGACAAATTACAAAGCTCTTCAGAAGCAAATTTGTGTCAGACTGCTGGGTAAGGAGGCCCTTTAGGGGAGGCCTTCAGCAGTTTCTCCTGCCCTTTTGAAGAAATGAGTCCTGCACACCTCATCTCACCATGTTTTTGAGGAAAGCTCACAACCAGAATCCTATGGGGCATCCAGTGTGCAAATCCCATGGACAGAAATATCCACTGGCCTCTGGATTTGCAGATGTGAACCTGGAGGTGAGGGACTGAAtgcttttccctccccagaAACCCAAGGCACTGCATGGCAGAGCTCAAAGTGGCCAGCAAAGGGTTACCCAGAATCCTGCACCTGGGAAAGGGGAAGTCCAGGTTCAGTCACAGAGTCGTCACCACTTGATTTTGGTCCCTTGTTATTTTGCTCTCCTGGAATGTATTATGGTTAATTAAAGGCAGTTAGCTAATTGGATGGTAAGCAGgtgctggttaaaaaaaaacaaaccactgtTCCCCTTTGAAATGCCAGACAGGAGATTAATTGAAATTCCCTTTGAAAAGATATCCCCAAACCTCCTAATCTGTTGATGAAAACAGTCAAGGAAAAGTCAAGGAGAAAAGAGCAAACAATGTTTTTCAGGAGGTTTCACAACTGAGGCAACTGCAACCCCCATCAAGCATTAGGACTGAGGATTGTCATCGCCACATCAGGAAACCTTTCAAAGTCTCAAAATCTTTCACTGAACAGCAGTGCCGGAATGCCCCAAAGCTGAATAACAATCCCATGAAGGCATAATATTTTCACCAAGACCAGGATGAGATGAGTAGGAGAGATTGACTGGGGCTCTTCAAAAGCCAGACCTCAGAGCTGAGACAGGATTTATTCCTGATATCCCTCTGGTTATCCAGAAAAGGATCAAGACATGTGAGGGAGCTCAGAAAGCCAGAGTGCTCAAAAAAGCAGCATGTAcacagaaggaagaagagaaaatacAGCTGGATACTTCCTAATGCTCTTCTTTGGACTGACCTGGTGCAGTGAGTCACAGAAAACTTGCTCTAAACATAGGTGGCAGAACTGAAAATGCTCGCTGGTAAGTGTGGAGAAATGGCTACATGACAGAGGTCACATAGACATTCCCTGGTTAGCCAACCAGGAGCTGCGAAAGTACCGAACACAGCTAGTTTGAGTttttgcacctgcaagatagcgtgtccttgggcctagctgggtatgataacaagtggacagagagacgtgggaaatagggaatgtaggcccaaaggaatgaggaggagttgatggtatagtttaaccaatagatcgcttggcttacagaatattcataagcttattatttgctgtataactgtctgatgctctcttcaataaacggaacttgcttatcactcatattgagtgtccgagtctcccctcaccaacaaatggctcatccccgaCAAAGGCCTTATTCTGCAACAAATGGCTGCCCGAACAGGGACCTAAAGGAAGTTTGAACTTGAGAGCCATTCTGCAAcagcttggagtgtgggaagagcttcagacgGAGCTCCaacctgatcagccaccagatgatccacaccagggaatggccctacaagtgtggggaatgtgggaagggcttcagctacagctCTGCCCTTGtcacccaccaacgcatccacactggggagaggccttatgagtgtccccagtgtcagaagaggtttcagaccagctccgatctcctcctgcaccagcgcattcacacagaggagaggcccttcctctgccctgactgcgggaagggcttcaagcacaactttaccctcatcaggcaccggcgcatccacactggggagaggtcctacgagtgtccccagtgtaggaagagcttctcacagcGCTCGTTGTTTACCTGACACCAAAAGAGTCACCACTAAGGgcagccctgtgagtgccccaaCTGCAGGAGAAGCTtcatgctctgctccagcttcatcccccatgGCAGCACCCACGTTGGTCAGAGCCCTGGCGatccacattccctgtgatccatgttgggaagaCACTGGGCTGgttattcttttgttttggcCCTAATTTTCTTTGGATTCATCTTCATCcctttaaaacagagaaaattggggtaaaaatcaataaattcaTCAAAGGCATCTAAAGCCTCACTTTTTACTTGTGTTTCAGGGGAATCTGGGATTCAGGGAGATAACTGGGAGaatttgggagttttgggggtatttggtGTACTTGTTTCCCTTTCTTGTCACTGAAAGAGGCAAGAGGATTCAATCTGTCACCTCAATGCCATTGAAAACTactcaaaaccaccccaaaattccttgaTTCCACAGCTCTTTGGTGTggaatggggttggaaggggaTTGAGCAAAGTGGTCTTCAAATCAGGAGGGTTGAGATGGGCATTAGGTGGGGCAGGATGGGTggaatggggtttgggaggtgggaaatgggggaacATATGGCTTGGGAAGGGGGTCTTGATGTCCAGCAGTAGTGGGATGAGTTGAGGTTGGGACTGGGGAGGTGGGTTGGGGTCTGGAATGAGACAGCCAAAGTTTGGGGATGATGAAGGGAGGGGGACCCGCATACTGAGTGAGTTTTTTTAATAATCCACATTCCTGAAGAGATTTTGAGGTATCTCACATTTCTGAGGTGGTTTTTGGGCACTCCCCAGCTCTTGGGGGTttcctgagagcagctccatggagccccattgccaggggtggttgccttGGGCAtgagctcagagctgtagcCAGAGTCCATTGCCTCAGTGGtggagagcagagaaatgaTGAACGGCCCCAGACATCtccagtgtgtgtttggggacagggagagtTCTGCGTCAGTGGGGTGGTcactgccccatcccagccacTGCAGCCTCTGGTGCAGCCCCAAAGTGGCTGCCAagcccctggcaccccaaaaaccccacctggGAGAGGGACcagtgcaggtcaggctgtgacACAGATGTGACATTGACACGTCCCACTGCCCtggagctcacagcagctgagatCCAAGACTGACTGTGGATCTctgtctccctctctctcttctcctgaCTTCATCTTCTTGAAATCTGGATAACTTGAAGTTGGACAGGTTAGAGTTTGCGAAGTCAGTGCTTTGTCAAGTGATTTACTGTAATTCAATGCTGTTTCAGATTTCCCAAGTACATCATTCTCTGAAGTTTGCAACTAAAAGTTTGCTCTCCACCCTCCTGAGcagtttgttgttttctccccctggccatctgtcctgcaggctgtgccccctgggtgtgctgctcctctgccctggccggcTGCACTAGCCCATCTCGCTGTGCCCCAGCATTTCTCACCCAGcgtttctgtgccctccccgggctccctgcacccagcgctgccagctcctggcacacagagccagggcaggagcccacCCTGACAAGGGGCTCTGGAGCAGGGCGGGGGCTGCGATGGCttctgagctcagcagctgctcctggcgtGGTTCCATGGAGACCGAGCACAGCAACGCCgctgagcattgtccctgctgagggccacacactgccagggcacattccctgcctgcaggattgctgagcattgtccctgctgagggtcacacactgccagggcacaatccctgcctgcaggattcgTGCCCGACCCAAGCACTGCACTGATGGATCCAGCGTTGCTTTCCAACAAAAACAGGGGAAGGCAAACTGTGTgcagctcatggtattttagagtgtctaaaacTCACTAAGTCAGCGATCTCAGAGGTGAGACCCATTTGGAATTAACTGGATGGGAAAGTAGTGCAAGATGGAAaagggagcatagaaataaattgaggaaaatattttggattgtttctt
This genomic interval carries:
- the LOC141727902 gene encoding uncharacterized protein LOC141727902, with amino-acid sequence MQDLHDGEKRYKCVECGKRFRQRSILILHQIIHTREWPYECGKGFSYRSELVTHQRIHTGERPYECPQCQKRFQTSSNLLQHQQIHTQQRPFHCPDCGKGFQQKSTLTRHRHIHTGERPYKCPHLECGKSFRRSSNLISHQMIHTREWPYKCGECGKGFSYSSALVTHQRIHTGERPYECPQCQKRFQTSSDLLLHQRIHTEERPFLCPDCGKGFKHNFTLIRHRRIHTGERSYECPQCRKSFSQRSLFT